cttaattttaaataattctaatttaCCTTTATTCATTATTAAATGTTACCCTAATATATCTACTGCTTTTACGTCATTACTCATTCTCCTCCGCAATAATTTTTGAAGCTTCTAGAAATTTCAAATTGAAATCATTTGTGGTCGTTATCTCCAGTGGAATCACataacaaaatgaaaaaaacaaaCGAGACCCACTTCACAGCGAACAAAAGAACATAAAACAAACACATTGAGCGGCACCCATTAGCTTAAAATTGAAAACAAAGAGCAAAAAAAACTCACACAGAAGGTCGATGAATGGTTGAAGCCATGAAAACTCGATGAGATCTgattgaagaagaaggaaatgGTAACATTTTGTGAGATTGTAACGACACCGCATTGACATTCAGTAATAattaagggcatttttgtaAATTTATTAGTTACAATAGAGTACCATACaatcaaaccaaacaacataCCTTACAGTACCATACATTATAAAATCATGGAAAACCACCATCCAAACAGAGTGTTAATTACTAATTTGATATTGAACCAATCGATAGCTTATTAGTATACTTAAAAATCCATATTACATAAGTCGTTATCTCTCTAATAAGCAACTCTAATTTATACAATGCATTCTATAAAATTAGGTCCACTGAAAAttatggagaaattgagtgagaGAGATAGAAGATGAGGAGAATTTATCTGCGGAAATGGAATGGCTCTATTCTCTCTATCTCTTCCTTTCATATTTCCCATTtttactcttcttcttcttcatgccGCCCTACTAAAGTTATTGTAAATAGTTGCAATTTTGAGTGTTTAGATGATGTTGTTACTCTCTTCAATCAAATGGTTAGAATGAAGCCTCTTCAATCAAATTCATCATTCTGATTGTGCATTTTCGGTGTTACCCATTTACTTAAAGAGTGGCATTTTATTAACCACTCTAATAAGGggaattttttatgaaaataaggtCAAAGATGCAGTTGAATTGTTCAAGAAATTGGTGAGAGAGAAGATTTGTGAGTCTAACAAAGTAATGTATGCAACCGTCATGAATGGGCTCAACAAAAGGGGTCATATTCAAAAGACTTTAAGTTTGCTCCGGTTAATGGAACAAGGGAGTGGCACTAAGCCCAACATTGTCATAGATGACCTGTGCAAAGATGGAAACTCAGATGCTGCTATCAACCTTTTGATTGAGATGATAAGTATGAAGTATTACATTGTTGTCCTTTCTCTTTTTCGAGAAATGAAGAAATTGGGTATCCCAATTAATGTTTTCACATTGGATATCGTGATTAATAGTTATTGTCTGATGCATCGTTCTGATTGTGCATTTTCGGTGTTACCCATTTACTTAAAGAGTGGCATTCTGTTTACCACTCTAATAAGGGGAATGTTTGATGAAAATAAGGTCAAAGATGCAGTTGAATTGTTCAAGAAATTGGTGAGAGAGAAGATTTGTGAGCCTAACAAAGTAATGTATGCAACCGTCATGAATGGGCTCAACAAAAGGGGTCATATTCAAAAGACTTTAAGTTTGCTCCAGTTAATGAAACAAGGGAGTGGCACTAAGCCCAACATTGTCATAGATGACCTATGCAAAGATGGAAACTCAGATGCTGCTATCAACCTTTTGAATGAGATGAAACAGAAAGGCATTCGTCAAGACTTATTAACGGATAATTCATTAATTGATGTTTGTGTAAGCTCGGTTAGTGGGAAAAGGTTAAGATTTTGTTCTCTGAGATGGTGAATCTTAATATGTATCCAGATGTGTGCACCTTCAACATACTAACAGATGGACTAtgcaaagaaaggaaagttgaagATGCCAAGGAAGTAATGAAACACATGGTCGAAAAGGGTGTAGAGCCTGATATAATCACCTACAATGCAATAATGCATGGGTATTGTTTGCGAGGTCAACTAGATAGAGCGAGGAGAATTTTTGATAGCTTGGTAGATAAGGGCATTGAGCCTAACAGTTTTAGCTATAGCATACTAATAACTGGATACTGTAAGAAAAGGGAACTCGCCGAGGCCATGCAATTGTTTTGTGAAATTTCTCAAAAGGGATCAAAACCTAATATTGTTACCTACAATACTATCGTGAAAGGTCTGTTTGAAGTTGGAAGAACTGGTGATGCCAAACAATTGTTCATTGAGATGGAATCTACAGGGCCCCTACCTAACTTATGCACTTATTTCACTTTGCTCAATGGTTATTTTAAGTACGGATTCGTTGAAGAAGCTATGTCACTCCTTAATAAGTTacaaagaaagagagaataTACTGATATTGCATTTTATAGTGTTGTCATTAATGGATTGTGCAAAAA
This Solanum dulcamara chromosome 8, daSolDulc1.2, whole genome shotgun sequence DNA region includes the following protein-coding sequences:
- the LOC129898911 gene encoding pentatricopeptide repeat-containing protein At1g63080, mitochondrial-like; the protein is MEQGSGTKPNIVIDDLCKDGNSDAAINLLIEMISMKYYIVVLSLFREMKKLGIPINVFTLDIVINSYCLMHRSDCAFSVLPIYLKSGILFTTLIRGMFDENKVKDAVELFKKLVREKICEPNKVMYATVMNGLNKRGHIQKTLSLLQLMKQGSGTKPNIVIDDLCKDGNSDAAINLLNEMKQKDVCTFNILTDGLCKERKVEDAKEVMKHMVEKGVEPDIITYNAIMHGYCLRGQLDRARRIFDSLVDKGIEPNSFSYSILITGYCKKRELAEAMQLFCEISQKGSKPNIVTYNTIVKGLFEVGRTGDAKQLFIEMESTGPLPNLCTYFTLLNGYFKYGFVEEAMSLLNKLQRKREYTDIAFYSVVINGLCKNGKLDAGHAIFEKLSFVGLLPDVRTYNVMINGFCLEGLFDKAKDILGKMEDKFVVINGLCKNGKLNEAHAVFEKLSFTGLLPVVRTYTVMINGFCLEGLFDEDKDILRKMEVRSCSPNNVTYNVVVQGFLSIYNAVINGLCKNEKLYKARAILEKLSLIGLLPNVTTYNKMINGFCLEGLLDEANDMVRKMEENGYFAKRLHLQCPCAGFLRCSKITEMTTFMKEMTGRGFSFDATTTGLLVDVLRDSPSVLDMILELHSKIMK